The Xiphophorus hellerii strain 12219 chromosome 6, Xiphophorus_hellerii-4.1, whole genome shotgun sequence genomic interval GTGACCTGAAGGTTGATGTTGTTTAACCACGCTGGACGATCTGTGCTGCTCTCCAATCTGGCCACAGCGTTTCTCCTTGGGTTGCCTTAGTAGCAGAGTATCAGGTTTAATCCAGACCAGGGACTGGAAGGACAAACAGTCTTTGCACATTCTCCACACCATATGGTGGCCTTTCATGCATTTTCACTCGAGATGTCCTTCTGGCTCCTGTTCTACCAGGGATGTTTTTCTACAGTTTGTACTAAAGCAGGTGCTAAGCTATATGTGTGTGCTGTCCTTATTAGAGAGGGTCTGATTCAATTATTTTCTCATAGGTTTATATGAGCATTTAAcatcaaacaataaaacattttaatttgctgATTGTTCTGGCAGTCAATTGGAACAGGTGTCATCTACTGCTTTACATCAAATCTGATTGCATCCATATTTTTATGCACTCCATACATCCAGGTGACTCTAATGCAGGCCTATGAGTACATCCAGAGGATGAGAGCGGATATGCGCGGGACCAACCTTCAGGGGGCGCTGTCCTGGCTCTACCAGCAGCCCATGCAGCGTTCATATCCACGGCAGGTCTTTATCATCACTGACGGCTCCATCAGCAATGTGGCTAAGGTGCTGGAGTTGGTTCGCAGAAACACATGTTCTGGCAGGTATGGAAACCATGTGCAAACAtggaaaggaaaacaatgtTTGAATGAGGGGGTATTATGTCACACTGTCAAAAATTCACAGGTGAATTTACGGAAATATTGTGGAgatagaaaaatagaaataaaaaaggtggGACACATATTGCAGAATTGAGCTGAGAAAgtgaaaaaggaaacaaataaataaataaataaataaatcagcccCGCCCAGTAATCCCGTTAAGTGCTCTGCTCTGCAGTAAGAGTCACGCCCATCAATTTCCCCCATGCAGAATAACTCCGTTTCTACCTCATTAGTATTCTCCTGGTGGACTGACTTTCTCCAAGGCATCTCAGCTGTCTCTTTGAAACACATGCActtgtttgttgttctttattCTCAAACCTGATTGCAGTTAATATTGCAATCAGATGTGAGCGTGtgcatgtttgttgttttaaaatccaACTCCGGATCGCCTCTCTAGATGCTTTGGCCTCGGCCTCGGTCCCCGAGCCTGCAGGAGGCTCCTTCAGGGAATTGCCAAACTGACTGGAGGGACCACAGAGTTCTTCGATGATGAAGAAAGACTCCAGCCCAAGGTCAACACCAGCACAGCACTGCCATCTTCTGGAGATACATGAAACACACAGCAGCTACAGTTAAATTCTTGCTATTTTTGTATCGACCTGACATTTTCATCATCATATGactagttaaatattttagatgacAAAGGCTTTGGTCAGTTTCTTCAGAGTCAACTCAtacaaaaatgtcttaaaactaGAATACTATTAACTAcaataataatcagaaaaaaactaaatacaaagaaacatttgagaagaaagtaaaagcaaaaacagggcAATGAGATTAAACATAATGATATATAATTTAATGCAAAACAGAAGTAAgtaatgaaaaagttcaatggaGATAATTCTAGAGAATTGGTGTCTGACCAGTTGAGATTGTGGTGTGGTCAGAACATGATAGTGTGAGAACCTCACGTTTTGACTACGGTCATTAGGAGATCTGGTATTTATCTTGGTGCAGTGACCAGAACCGAATCCTGAACTTATTGTGATTTGTTCTGAACTCTGCTGTAGTTAATCAAGTCTCTAAAGAAGGCCTTTGAACCTGTTCTGACGGATGTTCGGATTGACTGGTACCTGCCAGAGAACATGGAGGCCCTCCTTTCACCCAATGAAATTCCTCCATTGTACTCCGGAGATCGCCTAGTTGGATACTGCACTCTTTATGACATGACAAATTTCAAAGCAAAGAAGACAGAGGTATGGTGTCACGATTTGATTTGGAGTTTGACCTTTTGTACACTCACAGGTGATTCAGAAACCAAATATTAGCTTGccttttcacagaaaaacagagtgAATACTTACAGCATCCTATTTGTTAATTCATATACAACCACATATAATATATGAATAATAAACTTCACAAGTAGACAAAAGTCTCTGTTggtttcacataaaatccaaagcAAATCTATTAATATTTCTTATTGTAAGTCTACACAATGTTAAGAAACCTCAAAAGGTAAAAATATGTGcatacatttttactgttcAGTGCCAAGAAAGGGACTACAGAGGTGTGCACCATGACTCCGTGGGTTCTGTTTTTACCCATTCGAATGATGAGCTTTCACCGCCTCCTTCATCTGAGTTCATGCCTGTGGTGATGCATTCCGACAGAACTGAGCTGGAGGAGGCTCTGAGAGAAATTTCAAGAGAAATTTCATCTGAGTTTTCTTGTGCCAGAGACACTGACCTTGGAATAAGCCCAGGTGATACACAGGTCACTAAGCTGATTTAGATCTGGAGACATTGTTTCCATGGTGTTTCACAGCTGTCTTTTTGTCCAAACCAGGTGTGGAGCTGGATTGGTCCAGTGATATAAGGCGGAGGATCCAGCAGAGCTCCTACATTCAGGAGCAGTACGTTCTCACTCACTGCTCCCTGAGCAGCGAGCGAAGTCTTCAGACACAGTCCCACATACACATTCATGCCTCAAGCTCTGACTCTGCAGGTGGGGGCTTTCTTTCTGATACCCATTCCTCTGGTCCAGTATTGGAAACAGGGTCTTTACCACAAGGCCTTGAGAGGATGGCTCCTCCAGAGCCATCATCCTTATCTCGCTGGGCGGACCCAGCATGGCAACAAAACCTTTCAGCGGACACTCCTGACAATGTTGCTAAAAAAGTGAGAATAAACGTTTTACCCATTGTTAAATTAGATTGATAGTTTAAACTTATTTTGGActtccttcatttttgtttttgtgccatCAGAATGGGCATCTGGATGGAGGCGACGAGTCTCGAAGAAGACAGAAAGCATTAGCTCGTTCTACAATGGCAGCAAGGAGTTTTTCATCACCACAGGGTGAACTGGAAATGCATCGCCTCCGGAGAGCTCTTGAGAGGGTCTCCTTTGACCAGACTCTTGGAGGACGATTGGATGAAAGTGAGGGAGAAACAAGGCCTTCATCAAGAGGGACAGTTTCCCACAGAAGCCTGTCTGACTCCAGTAAGAAAGAGTGCAAAAGATACTTTTCCTAATTCAGTTTCATCACATAGAGTTTAAACCAGATATCAATacacaacttttaaaaagtcgtgtttttttgtctgaatataCAACATTAAATCATGTCAGATCTTTTCAGTGATCACTCCAAAACAATGAATATATTGACCTTAAGTCACCTTTTACTAACTTGGGCAGTATATTTTGGTTGATTGTCCATTTGACAGACCCATTTACACCCAAGGTTCATGGTCCTGACTGATATCTCGAGCtgtttctttcatatttacacacatttccTCATGATGCCATCTATTGTGTGAAGTACAATTGTCCATATTGTAGCAAAATATACACACAACACAGTGTTGCAACCCTTTTCTCTTTTGGATCCTCCAGACGGACTCCTGTTTCCTGCTTCGCCCCTGGACTGGGACAGCCTCACTGACCCAGAGTATCTATTTACTGCTGCTCAGCCTGAAGATCCTCCCTCAGGTCAGTGTCGCTCCATCATTCATGGTCTGCTGAGTGGCAAACCTGTGTCCTGGGAGGTTACTGTGGACATGGGACATCTCTGGCCACCGGAAGACCAGGACACCACTGGAGTCAATGAATGTAGAATTGGTGGAGACGATGTAGGAAAGCCATGGGAGGAGATCATTCACCACCTGACGGCTCGCTCAGTAATAAGGGACTTTGAAAAGCTGGCAGAAAAAGAGAGTGAAACTGGACATGGTGATGATCGTTACACACACTATCAATGTCATATTTATTTCCGtggcaacagaaataaatgtgttgtcacttacatttatttccatTCAGGGTCAGGTAAACGGTATCGCATGAAGGCTATTCAGACAAGCAAGCACTGTAACATCATATGCATGTACACAGCCTTCACCATTACCAATGGCAGCACAAGCAAAGGCTTGACTGAGAGCACAGACGTCCGAAACACAGGTATGTTATGAAGTTACACTGGCTATGAAAAGCTTCATGGTTTCACTTTTTGACAGTGTTGTTTGGACCAAATGTGCAACGCTTGaagaaacaaacccaaaaagGCCTGCAGATGAAATTGTAGAGGGTTCTTCTACACATTGTTGGCTTTCTATCCCTGTTCACTTCAAAATTATGAGCCATCTTGCATTGGTCTATCAAATTAAATTTCACTGAACATTTTAGTGTTCAGTGGAATTGAACAGATATGGTAAAAATATGTGCACACGGGTGAGAGCACAAGGGAGAAACAACCTGTTTCTTTCTGAATTAGCATTTATGGGCAGACTTACTAAATAGACATGTTATAGGGTGATTAACTGTAAAAAGACGAGGATCGTGCTATAATTCAGACGGCAGATTGCTGGTTATGCTTTTGCTGTATTTTCCTGTTCATGTAGGAATTCATATGGGGAACAGGCAAACTTCTCAGCCTGGAGGTCGCAGGCAGGGGGTTTATTCTGCCGGTCTGGGAAGACGGCGGATCAGCGGCGAAAGTGAAGAGGCTGAAGACACCTGGAACTTTACAGGTAGACCACACCAAAAAGATACCAGCACCTACTTCTTTTAACCAAACTTTACATCAGTCTTTGAGTTTCTTTCAAATAGAGGTGTCACTTCTGTAAGCTTACATCTTGGAATATTAGTGAATATAGACAACAATGACGACACTCAAGGGACACTTCTCTTACTTCACAAAACCTTCAGTCTAGGAAAATccaaaatacatacatttttaaaggtcTTTATTTCCATTCAGCACTACAGTTGTATCTGTCCTTTTTAATTCTACCTCAACGCTAATGAGGCAAACTCATTTTAGTGTAATATTATCCTGCATGctcaaaaaaacccacagaaaatacagtatgaattatttttaaagtaaaattccATCACAACTATATATTTTAGAATATATCTAATATTCACACCATGTTTGAAACATTcttgtttaatgttttccttcaaCGATCCTATCTCAGACGCAGGTGGATTCTGTTCCATGGCTACTGTAACAACAGGGATGTCGTGCAATCGTTCACAGCGCTCTATAGAGAGCAAGTCAATGGAGAGCTTCTTTAGTACCAGGTAAAGTTTATATTGTAATCTCTGTGAAACAATATGTAAAATTCAGTGTGAGATGGGTGATAGAGGACTCATAAATGTAGGCCCTAAATAGACTCCAGCACAACTAACATTCTAGGCACAAATATTTTGGTATCATTAATCATTTGCTGTTCAAGTCTCGTTTGTACTTGcattattttcaaagtaaatttttttggGTTTTGCAGGTTCCAGCTGGGTCGACTCAGGTCCTCTATTTCATCCGGAAAACAGGTTCCCCTCAAATCTCACTGTCTATCAGCAGAGACCGACAAACAGCCAGAGAGTGAAACTCCAGACTACCAGCCCCTGGTGAGGTGGAACCACATTCAGCACAAGccacaatattttgtttttatttttaaacatggtGTAATTGATAATGTATTAATGGCATTACATTCACATTGTTCCataccaggggtgtcaaactccagtcctcaagggccactgccctgcaacttttagatgtgcctctgcttcACCAcatctgaatagaataattaggtcattagcaaggctctagagaactgatctacacaagaaggaggtaattaagccatttcattccagtgttttgtacctgtggcacatctaaaaactgcaggacagttgccctggaggactggagtttgacacccctgatctatgCTATTAGATACTACATACATGCTGAGCCAGAGACTGATACTCAGTGGTGTACATTTCTATTtccatgaaaataaacattgcatTTCCATTGGGAAGTCAAGCATTGTGAGGTCCAGTGTGATGTTACTTACATTAAGTGAGGATTTTCAGAACCATGTCGTCTACTGGTGTTTATCTTCTTTGCTTTGTTGAGTCCAGTCAGTGCAATCATCTTCTCTATCAGGAAATGTTAGATCAGTTTGGGTCCATTGAGGAGCTATTGATTGTAGCTATTGACCTGACCTGTACTTGACTGGTCATCAAACGTGCCTGACCTGAACCCTGTAAAGAATCGGTGAACgattgtcaagaggaagatggaaAACACAGGAAGTAAGGGTGCAAATCATTATCAATACCGGCTTTGTCAAGTTTGTCCACACAAATAAGGAATTTGACTGAAGGTTAAAGTCTAACTAGTTTGTGTCTAGGGTGTGTGGGGGACTGCAGATGTATttgctactttattttttacaagccCTAGATGGAGGGAAGATCAGTTCAGATTATTCTCTCTGCAGACCCAGGggcgctgccaggaatcttgggctccctgacaaaaatttaaattgggCCCCCacatgcagctgctgttacaatttttgagtcttttgagggacaagttaaatatatgaatatcttggtaatttttttccttaatttattagatgctagtgaaatggaggcaaacagtagtctgtagctaagctaactatgctaaatggttgataatctcacacagtctacccacctctcttggagaaaaaacGGGTTATAAAGTGACACTcttgcctttttctctctctttttttttttttgaaaacctaactttattatttttcttagcagtaTAGTAACAGCCAAATTCGTTCTTGTTTcctactgactgctgctgaacaccttCACCAACAAgcgctccaagcaggaacgaatcatttcatgcagatccagggggttcagggcaaatatagatgtgtgttttttggtctggCAGTGggaacattacatttttacttctaaaaacaatcttcgaaaatacaatatgataaattttgtaattgacagggccccaatttttttttttatttctatgaacaaagaataaataaataaattgtggaggccccctgttggtcaggggcccttaAAATTGTCATAACCTTTCCCCCCTATACGGCGCCCCCGTGCCGACCTAATCGTTTGTTGCAGTTTGAACCTGTCCTGATTTGTGGGTGAGAGCTAAACCTCATAGTGATGGATGTGCACACAACAGATTGAACAAGGCCAGTGTAAACAATGACCAGCTGCTCCTCTGGGAGGTTGTGCTCCTTGAGTTGCCCTtgaaagtacagtctctgctgggCCTTCTCGTCTCAGGGTTGCTGTTAAAGCAACCTTTGCGTCTTTTATGTCAAAATGAAAAGGATCCCAAGCCACGTATTGAGTGCATATTCTTAACAGTATGTCTTTTTCATTGGTTTTAACACTAATTTATGGTCCTTTTCTTAGGTGCATTTACAACTTGCATCAGGGGCTTTTCTCCTGACGGTGATGTACTCAGAGTGTGTCCAAATCCCCCTGGACCGCCTTAAGAGAGCATCACCTTACAGCCTTCACCGACGTAGCCTCAGCCCAGCTTTTCGCTGCACTTCTCCCAGCGCTCCCTCTTTGTCCACCTCTGCCAAGCCCCCAGGTGCTCCCACGATTCACCATGTCACCTTTTCTCCTTCCTCGTGCTCTCTGGCCAAACCGGGTGCTCCTCCCTTCCACCACACTCCAGTGGACAACCCTTTGATTTTGGAGTCGAGGCTTCTGCGAAAACATTTGTCGGACCGAGACCCTGTCACCTCTCCCCCTGATCTCCCGAGCTCTGAGGAGGGATCCTTGGAGCTGTCTACTGGTCCCTCTCACAGTCAAAGCCTTGGACAAGCAGACAGCGGCCGTGGTTCAGAGACTGATATATACGAGGGGACTTCAGCAGAGCTAGCAGACCTCCTGGGTAGCAGCCAGTTGGCTCAGGAAGATCTAGAAGGTTCCACCTGGGCCACCGCTGTAGCTCTGGCGTGGCTGGAGCACCGGTGTGCTGGCTACTTCATGGAGTGGGAGCTGGTGGCAGCAAAAGCAGATTTCTGGTTGCGCTGTCAGAAACTGCCAGAGGGAGTGGACCTTGCAGGGCTAAGAGGAGCAGCCAGacagctgtttctgctgctgcgcCACTGGGATGAAAACATCAAGTTCAACATGCTGTGTTATAACCCCAATAATATGTGAGACAGTCAGTTCAGAGGTACAAAAACAGATCCACAGTCATGTGGAAAAATTAGGACACCccaactattttttaaatattttggttgaTTTGTAATTAGCAAgaatttttgataaaaatgtgtttgtttgtaaaatttgtttataagtaaacaaaaatgaaaattgttttccttattaaagaaaggaaataaatgagcaaaaagTTAGAACACTCCACCCACTAGAAGCTAGTTTTTGCCCCTTTGACTGAAATGACTTCAGTTACTGCTTGTATCCACCTGCCAGTCTCTGACATTGCTCTGAGGAAAGTTTGTCCCACTCCTCACATTCAGCTGAGAGATGTTTGAGGGGTTTTAAGTCACTCCACAATGTCTCACAAAAATCTGATCTGGGCTTTGACTTTCCATTTCTTAATGGTCTTTGGTGAATTCACTGTTAATTTGGGGAGCACTGTCATTATGGAAGGACCGGTTCTGCTTCGTCTTTAGTTGAGTAAAACTTGTGCAGTCTCAAATTTGTGTTCACTCTCACTTCAACAGACAAGATCACACCAGATATAAATGACTGAGGTTTAAACTGGGCAAATCGCCTTGAAAATGTTGGCTAACAATGTTCCAGTCATTTGCACTtgataaaaagtaataaatgtgAGACAGTCCTAATTCATTCCTAATCAgaaatagcatttttatttcattttgtataaaatgtatatcttttctcttttttagttttatcttatgtATATTACTTGAATTACCTGATATGAAATATCCAAATGTCCAAGCTCAATAGAAAGAGACATAGGCTATTGTAGGGTGTCTTACGTTTTTCACGACTGGATAACAAAAGCTGTACTTTATTAGTTGATACTGTAAATCAGTGCCAAATCCACCCCAATTTACAAAAGTGACCTTTTATTATAAATTTGCTTTATGCAAACACAGGAATGCCTTGACCATCTGAATAAGCTTTTCGTAGTTTAGACTGTAGCTTAAAGTCTATGTTATGTACACTATGCCAAACAAAGAATCAGTCAATGATTGTCATGTTGGCTATTAGATAAACTGATGAAAGTTTAGCTCACACAATcaacataataaaacaacataatggAAACTAAGCATTTGCTGTACTGTGTACAAAAGgaataaaagttttaatctgttttatttgtctggATTCAGTCAGTTCACATCTACAAAATAGTGCTCCAGCTTTCTCCCACAGACCAAAAATATTACTACTGGGGTACTTGGTATACTATTTGTCCTTATGTATGAGTGTGAGCAGAATAGATGCCTGCAGACCTGTCCAGGAAGAACCCCTCCTCTCATCCAATGAACGCTGGAACCAGACACCAGGACCCCAGGGGTCCTTTGTGGATGACAGGACAGACAAAggatgtatatttatttttctggaaaatctgGGCAAGCGTCATACTTTTTAAGACTGAACAGGAACCCTGTATTAAAATCCTGAAATCttaagtaaacattttttatttaagttttaagttTGTATAAGTCTGAATATCTCTCATGTCCATTGATTTTGAGCGACTATTACAAAATGTGATACATTAGAACTCCTAATCAAACCACTCAGTGACCTCCCACTGGTAGATATTGCATATTTGAG includes:
- the vwa5b2 gene encoding von Willebrand factor A domain-containing protein 5B1 — its product is MVGLRNRSTWEPLLLKASCIKSCANGCSMGITAQLTYANADTESVEGVFVYPLEEKEVVVGFEAMIAGRLVGVQIQSRGKLKDCCLECCPGSGLDGHYGSGQEWRCCCGMSGLDIQCTNGHLILDEDLERTTFIVGCGVIGPMDIVSVIISTTLELPTLENGAIRIVYPTLLTPVVTGQLTASKSENGGKSEDTGATSCFGATSGKQDRAVDSEQQCSHGLFSSPAVNLAPYELNFQLLVRGACLLAGLESPTHALRADADPSAQSASATYITLAQEHPYDRHIEIILHLSEPHSPLVILEKGRLSFSRYEQQICSRRDYIRYTRKDSEPEKRLEYIRRRYHKDILCSPVLMLNFCPDLLSEPLELHKATRELLFLIDRSGSMSGTNIQRVKEAMAVALKSLPTGTMLNIAGFGTTIKPLFTSSKLCTDVTLMQAYEYIQRMRADMRGTNLQGALSWLYQQPMQRSYPRQVFIITDGSISNVAKVLELVRRNTCSGRCFGLGLGPRACRRLLQGIAKLTGGTTEFFDDEERLQPKLIKSLKKAFEPVLTDVRIDWYLPENMEALLSPNEIPPLYSGDRLVGYCTLYDMTNFKAKKTECQERDYRGVHHDSVGSVFTHSNDELSPPPSSEFMPVVMHSDRTELEEALREISREISSEFSCARDTDLGISPGVELDWSSDIRRRIQQSSYIQEQYVLTHCSLSSERSLQTQSHIHIHASSSDSAGGGFLSDTHSSGPVLETGSLPQGLERMAPPEPSSLSRWADPAWQQNLSADTPDNVAKKNGHLDGGDESRRRQKALARSTMAARSFSSPQGELEMHRLRRALERVSFDQTLGGRLDESEGETRPSSRGTVSHRSLSDSNGLLFPASPLDWDSLTDPEYLFTAAQPEDPPSGQCRSIIHGLLSGKPVSWEVTVDMGHLWPPEDQDTTGVNECRIGGDDVGKPWEEIIHHLTARSVIRDFEKLAEKESETGHGSGKRYRMKAIQTSKHCNIICMYTAFTITNGSTSKGLTESTDVRNTGIHMGNRQTSQPGGRRQGVYSAGLGRRRISGESEEAEDTWNFTDAGGFCSMATVTTGMSCNRSQRSIESKSMESFFSTRFQLGRLRSSISSGKQVPLKSHCLSAETDKQPESETPDYQPLVHLQLASGAFLLTVMYSECVQIPLDRLKRASPYSLHRRSLSPAFRCTSPSAPSLSTSAKPPGAPTIHHVTFSPSSCSLAKPGAPPFHHTPVDNPLILESRLLRKHLSDRDPVTSPPDLPSSEEGSLELSTGPSHSQSLGQADSGRGSETDIYEGTSAELADLLGSSQLAQEDLEGSTWATAVALAWLEHRCAGYFMEWELVAAKADFWLRCQKLPEGVDLAGLRGAARQLFLLLRHWDENIKFNMLCYNPNNM